A region of Sugiyamaella lignohabitans strain CBS 10342 chromosome A, complete sequence DNA encodes the following proteins:
- a CDS encoding gag-pol fusion protein (Retrotransposon TYA Gag and TYB Pol genes; transcribed/translated as one unit; polyprotein is processed to make a nucleocapsid-like protein (Gag), reverse transcriptase (RT), protease (PR), and integrase (IN); similar to retroviral genes; GO_component: GO:0005737 - cytoplasm [Evidence IEA,IEA,IEA]; GO_component: GO:0005634 - nucleus [Evidence IEA,IEA]; GO_component: GO:0005634 - nucleus [Evidence IDA] [PMID 9448009]; GO_component: GO:0000943 - retrotransposon nucleocapsid [Evidence ISS] [PMID 9582191]; GO_function: GO:0005524 - ATP binding [Evidence IEA]; GO_function: GO:0003677 - DNA binding [Evidence IEA]; GO_function: GO:0003887 - DNA-directed DNA polymerase activity [Evidence IEA,IEA]; GO_function: GO:0003887 - DNA-directed DNA polymerase activity [Evidence ISS] [PMID 9582191]; GO_function: GO:0003723 - RNA binding [Evidence IEA,IEA]; GO_function: GO:0003723 - RNA binding [Evidence ISS] [PMID 9582191]; GO_function: GO:0004523 - RNA-DNA hybrid ribonuclease activity [Evidence IEA]; GO_function: GO:0003964 - RNA-directed DNA polymerase activity [Evidence IEA,IEA]; GO_function: GO:0003964 - RNA-directed DNA polymerase activity [Evidence ISS] [PMID 9582191]; GO_function: GO:0004190 - aspartic-type endopeptidase activity [Evidence IEA]; GO_function: GO:0003824 - catalytic activity [Evidence IEA]; GO_function: GO:0004519 - endonuclease activity [Evidence IEA]; GO_function: GO:0016787 - hydrolase activity [Evidence IEA]; GO_function: GO:0046872 - metal ion binding [Evidence IEA]; GO_function: GO:0004518 - nuclease activity [Evidence IEA]; GO_function: GO:0003676 - nucleic acid binding [Evidence IEA]; GO_function: GO:0000166 - nucleotide binding [Evidence IEA]; GO_function: GO:0016779 - nucleotidyltransferase activity [Evidence IEA]; GO_function: GO:0008233 - peptidase activity [Evidence IEA]; GO_function: GO:0008233 - peptidase activity [Evidence ISS] [PMID 9582191]; GO_function: GO:0004540 - ribonuclease activity [Evidence ISS] [PMID 9582191]; GO_function: GO:0016740 - transferase activity [Evidence IEA]; GO_process: GO:0015074 - DNA integration [Evidence IEA,IEA]; GO_process: GO:0006310 - DNA recombination [Evidence IEA]; GO_process: GO:0006261 - DNA-dependent DNA replication [Evidence IEA,IEA]; GO_process: GO:0090502 - RNA phosphodiester bond hydrolysis, endonucleolytic [Evidence IEA]; GO_process: GO:0006278 - RNA-dependent DNA replication [Evidence IEA,IEA]; GO_process: GO:0008152 - metabolic process [Evidence IEA]; GO_process: GO:0090305 - nucleic acid phosphodiester bond hydrolysis [Evidence IEA]; GO_process: GO:0006508 - proteolysis [Evidence IEA]; GO_process: GO:0032196 - transposition [Evidence IEA]; GO_process: GO:0032197 - transposition, RNA-mediated [Evidence ISS] [PMID 9582191]; GO_process: GO:0019076 - viral release from host cell [Evidence IEA]), whose protein sequence is MSPNTASSATGNAGRMPEMTERNSRSTRNPHPQYTSSRRNVSPTPDNLRQPADDQSSSQPPATAEAPVEPVTAPSLSDNIPGSFPAAPQTVVPAVSYPDLSQTPFPRPLNVLDYISYPPRSTSDSSSVPITASVPTVPSTSDSSVPITTSVPTVPSTSDSSVHTTTSAPTSVHTDVSHTFSSSGPPGPSGPPGPPGPPGPPGPSPPFGPPSPPHSSDSSGAHGHSLSHSALPKPSQSLSVPQQFYSTGDLLKIPLPRPWNGDINTLSRYISAYRQHFQSLPIPSGLSMQILLRSVPEATAQLWLQQPPDSPARLTPEGFFTFLTNLYHISPRHVLKARESELRNLRCSSLSQVPTYNTTHRALSSELGWNESQRIDGYLAGFTQPDLVRHTDDVDPEYDYDQLQRHFQAFALRLYDKRRTDTSSNANNNGSRSSASRSASRKLSSEERRRREKEKLCLYCASPDHAVAQCSVKPVSNSSSFQPSSFPKSSSKSSGSTSRSKVVTPSSRVHMITVKTEPVESASSDFPDSFQEQALSDHDLSDLNEDDFIDSPSSGSSSSATSNSSTLQSNAFYLSHLMFAEVPACVPHEFQEVSFGPITGSETSVQAHVDTGAQSSLIDYDFAARHNLGVISADLDLYAYNATAPFARTHFQVPLTINWQGRFYRVKFVVVPNCPYPLVLGAGFLKFPFEFNLFQPHPLQPLPPRAVTPTCGPFMPQAPVPSQPASFASCRSSYKPPRYQNKRSYKSKHRRSPHKSTPTSRIYLVTTVENVDPPSFIPSRILKVFDTVPTSLPPHRSEFDMKIDILPDAALRKARVYPLSPPQEALLTEYLDSYLSKGYIRPSTSSIASPVFFVPKNNGSFRLVVDYRRLNSVTVTNSYPLPNIDEIISRIRSGSIFSKLDLKDAFHLLRVADSDIWKTAFVTPKGLFEWTVMPFGLKNAPSTFQYYVNSLLAEYIGSCCYVYLDDIIIFSPDKVCHRQHIVQILTTLFKNHLRINLPKCQFFASSLDFLGFTLTSTGVSPFASKVQTISTWPIPNSSKSVRSFLGFCNFYRRFLPNYALHSQPLNELTSSKTPFVWTSQHLNAFNTIKALFVQDNFLAHFDPSKPIHINTDASRLAVGAVLYQDTSRPVAFFSKTLSSPQKNYKTYDLELLAIVLALQHWSHYLLGYHFTVHTDHSALLHLKEATIITPRYANWLEILSPFDFQLVHVKGHQNIPADILSRLPDLNSSSSTPPLRLPILLSNSDDSLSPNKSIIASISSHAPSRSPSPTEFSAFSHPLTSYPELSTALIAAYNSAPNLPLTTNHHWTTHDQFIYYRERLFVPPHATSLINDIIRLFHDLPSSGHLGYRKTFDLLSRYFYWPQMTSSVHHYVKNCHLCQVSKPKNRPPLGQLISLPIPERPWQSLSMDHITNLPTGPNQPYDAILVIVCRLTKMLHLIRCSTTDTASYLIAHLQLNIFRLHGYPDFITSDNGSTFKSDKFKTFCHNSGIKLHFTSPLHPAGNGQVERFNQFVSNYIKSFTSATPHSWSTNLSDAEFAFNNSVSSATGFTPFYANYGFHPRVPFAPPSTLPLTPRHPIESSQHLSRTHLTLSRHLAKAQQNYAKHYNRHHLQYTFNVGDLVLVSSSRFQLQGQRKTLPRFLGPFAVSEVVNPTSYRLQLPPTLKTHDVFHISHLSPYHSLHDPSINILHLTVGDFSFPIDKIVDHHIQPDQLYFLVRFKHATTRAHKHEHWIPLSSFGRDHYPLLRAYASKCRSPESTNLLSRLATLVASEGGDTVTIPASQ, encoded by the coding sequence ATGAGTCCCAAtactgcttcctctgcAACTGGCAACGCTGGTCGTATGCCAGAGATGACGGAGCGCAACTCCCGCTCTACTCGGAACCCTCATCCCCAGTATACCTCTTCTCGTCGTAACGTTAGCCCCACTCCGGACAACCTTCGTCAGCCTGCTGATGATCAGTCATCTTCTCAACCTCCAGCTACTGCAGAAGCTCCTGTTGAACCTGTGACTGCCCCATCTCTTTCTGACAATATTCCTGGATCATTCCCCGCCGCTCCTCAGACTGTGGTTCCAGCTGTATCTTATCCTGATCTCAGCCAAACCCCTTTCCCTCGGCCCCTCAATGTTCTTGATTATATCTCTTACCCGCCTCGTTCCACTTCGGATTCATCTTCGGTTCCCATTACCGCTTCAGTTCCTACTGTtccttccacttcggattcttcGGTTCCCATTACCACTTCAGTCCCTACTGTtccttccacttcggattcttcGGTTCACACTACCACCTCAGCTCCCACTTCAGTTCACACTGATGTTTCACATACTTTTTCCTCTTCTGGTCCCCCCGGTCCCTCTGGTCCCCCTGGTCCCCCTGGTCCTCCTGGTCCTCCTGGTCCTTCCCCCCCATTTGGCCCCCCCAGTCCACCTCACTCTTCTGACTCTTCTGGTGCTCACGGTCATTCTCTTTCACACTCTGCATTACCTAAGCCATCTCAGTCTTTGTCTGTTCCACAGCAGTTTTATAGTACTGGTGACTTGCTTAAGATTCCCCTTCCCCGTCCCTGGAATGGTGATATTAATACTCTGTCACGTTATATTTCTGCTTATCGTCAACATTTTCAGTCATTGCCTATCCCATCTGGTCTTAGTATGCAGATCCTTCTTCGTTCAGTCCCTGAAGCCACCGCTCAACTATGGCTTCAGCAACCCCCTGATTCTCCAGCTCGCTTGACTCCTGAAGgttttttcacttttttGACTAATCTCTATCATATTTCTCCCCGACATGTTCTTAAGGCACGTGAGTCTGAACTCCGCAATCTACgttgttcttctttgtcACAAGTTCCTACTTACAACACGACTCACCGCGCATTATCTTCTGAGCTTGGTTGGAATGAGAGTCAACGGATTGATGGCTACCTTGCTGGGTTTACTCAACCTGACTTGGTTCGTCACACCGATGATGTCGATCCCGAGTATGATTATGATCAACTTCAGCGTCACTTCCAAGCGTTCGCTTTGCGTCTTTATGACAAACGTCGTACTGACACCTCTTCCAATGCCAATAACAATGGTTCTCGTTCTTCTGCTTCACGCTCTGCATCTCGCAAACTCTCTTCTGAAGAGAGACGACGTCGCGAAAAAGAGAAGCTTTGCCTTTATTGCGCATCTCCAGACCATGCTGTTGCACAGTGTTCTGTTAAGCCTGTGTCTAATTCCTCGTCTTTCCAGCCTTCTTCCTTTCCTAAATCTTCGTCAAAATCTTCTGGTTCTACTTCTCGTTCCAAGGTTGTTACTCCTTCTTCTCGTGTTCACATGATCACAGTGAAAACTGAGCCTGTTGAATCCGCTTCTTCGGATTTCCCCGATTCATTCCAGGAACAAGCTCTTTCAGACCATGATCTCTCCGATCttaatgaagatgattttaTCGATTCTCCCTCTTCTGGTTCCTCCAGTTCCGCCACTTCCAATTCTTCCACTCTTCAATCTAATGCCTTTTACTTATCCCACTTGATGTTCGCAGAAGTTCCTGCTTGTGTTCCCCATGAGTTTCAAGAAGTCTCTTTTGGCCCGATTACTGGATCTGAGACATCTGTTCAAGCACATGTTGATACTGGTGCACAATCTAGTCTTATTGATTATGATTTCGCAGCTCGCCATAATCTTGGTGTTATCTCTGCCGATCTTGATCTCTATGCCTATAATGCAACTGCCCCTTTTGCTCGAACTCATTTTCAGGTTCCGTTAACTATCAATTGGCAAGGTAGATTTTATCGTGTTAAGTTTGTGGTTGTTCCTAACTGCCCATATCCCTTGGTACTTGGTGCAGGGTTTCTTAAATTCCCTTTCGAATTTAATCTTTTCCAACCCCATCCACTTCAGCCATTACCTCCCCGCGCTGTCACTCCTACTTGTGGTCCCTTCATGCCACAAGCTCCTGTACCTTCTCAACCCGCTTCGTTTGCTTCCTGTCGGTCTTCTTACAAACCGCCTCGTTATCAAAACAAACGTAGTTATAAGTCCAAACACCGTAGATCCCCTCACAAGTCTACTCCTACTTCCCGGATTTACTTGGTTACTACTGTTGAAAACGTCGATCCCCCTTCTTTTATTCCTTCTCGGATTCTTAAGGTCTTTGATACTGTCCCCACTTCTTTGCCCCCTCATCGATCTGAATTTGATATGAAAATTGACATTCTTCCTGATGCGGCACTACGCAAAGCTCGTGTTTACCCTTTGAGCCCTCCTCAAGAAGCTCTTTTGACAGAATATCTTGATTCCTATCTTTCCAAAGGCTATATTCGACCTTCAACCTCTTCCATCGCGTCTCCTGTCTTCTTTGTTCCTAAAAATAATGGTTCGTTTCGTTTAGTTGTTGATTATCGTCGTCTCAATTCTGTTACGGTTACCAATTCTTATCCATTACCTAACATTGATGAAATCATATCCCGTATTCGTTCCGGTTCTATTTTTTCAAAGCTCGATTTAAAAGATGCCTTCCACCTTCTTCGTGTTGCTGATTCTGACATTTGGAAAACTGCCTTTGTTACTCCTAAAGGCTTATTCGAATGGACTGTAATGCCTTTTGGTCTTAAAAACGCTCCCAGTACTTTTCAATATTATGTCAATAGTCTATTAGCAGAATATATTGGTTCTTGTTGCTATGTTTATCTGGATGATATAATTATCTTTAGTCCTGATAAAGTTTGTCACCGCCAACACATAGTACAAATTCTAACTACTCTGTTCAAGAATCATCTTCGCATCAACCTGCCTAAATGCCAATTCTTTGCTTCCTCTTTGGATTTCCTTGGCTTTACGCTTACTTCCACTGGTGTTTCCCCCTTTGCCTCCAAGGTTCAAACTATTTCCACCTGGCCCATCCCCAACTCTTCTAAATCTGTCCGTTCTTTTCTCGGCTTTTGCAACTTCTACCGGCGCTTTCTTCCTAATTATGCTCTCCATTCACAACCCCTAAACGAATTAACCTCGTCTAAGACTCCCTTTGTGTGGACTTCTCAGCATCTTAATGCCTTTAATACTATCAAAGCTTTGTTTGTCCAAGATAATTTTCTTGCGCATTTTGATCCAAGTAAGCCCATTCATATCAATACGGACGCCTCTCGTTTAGCTGTTGGAGCAGTACTTTATCAAGATACCTCTCGTCCCGTCGCCTTTTTTAGCAAAACGCTCTCGTCTCCCCAAAAGAATTACAAAACGTATGATTTAGAACTTCTTGCCATCGTCCTTGCGCTTCAACATTGGAGTCACTATCTCCTTGGTTATCATTTCACTGTCCATACTGATCATAGTGCGCTTCTTCATCTCAAAGAAGCTACTATCATTACTCCTCGGTATGCCAACTGGCTTGAGATCCTATCACCTTTTGACTTTCAACTTGTTCATGTTAAAGGCCACCAGAATATTCCCGCCGATATTCTCTCCCGGTTACCTGATCTCaactcttcctcttcaaccCCACCTCTTCGGTTACCTATTCTCCTCAGTAACTCTGATGATTCCTTATCTCCTAATAAGTCGATCATCGCTTCCATCTCTTCTCACGCCCCTTCTCGGTCTCCTTCTCCCACTGAGTTCTCTGCGTTTTCACACCCCTTGACTTCTTACCCCGAGTTGTCAACCGCTCTTATCGCTGCTTATAACAGCGCACCCAATCTTCCCCTCACAACTAACCATCACTGGACTACTCATGATCAATTCATTTATTATCGAGAACGTCTTTTTGTTCCGCCTCATGCTACGAGTCTCAtcaatgatattattcGTCTTTTTCATGATCTTCCGTCCAGCGGACACCTTGGTTACCGCAAAACTTTTGACCTTCTTTCTCGTTACTTTTATTGGCCCCAGATGACTTCGTCGGTCCATCACTACGTGAAAAACTGCCACCTCTGTCAGGTTagcaaaccaaaaaatcgTCCACCTCTTGGTCAGTTAATCTCCTTACCGATCCCTGAACGCCCTTGGCAATCCCTGTCCATGGATCATATCACCAATCTTCCCACTGGTCCTAACCAACCCTATGATGCTATCCTTGTTATCGTCTGTCGTCTCACCAAGATGCTTCATCTAATTCGTTGTTCTACCACAGATACGGCATCCTACCTCATCGCCCATCTTCAACTGAATATTTTTCGCCTTCATGGTTATCCGGACTTCATCACTTCAGATAATGGTTCTACCTTTAAATCTGACAAGTTCAAAACTTTTTGTCATAACTCCGGCATCAAGTTACACTTCActtctcctcttcaccCCGCTGGCAATGGTCAAGTTGAACGCTTCAATCAGTTTGTTTCTAACTACATCAAGTCGTTCACCTCTGCTACTCCACATTCCTGGTCCACCAACCTTTCAGATGCTGAATTTGCCTTCAACAACTCAGTTtcttctgctactggttTTACTCCCTTCTACGCCAACTATGGTTTTCATCCTCGCGTTCCTTTCGCCCCTCCTTCAACTCTCCCCCTTACTCCTCGCCATCCTATTGAGTCCTCTCAACACCTTTCCCGTACCCACCTTACTCTCTCTCGGCACCTTGCTAAAGCTCAGCAGAACTACGCGAAACACTACAATCGCCATCATCTCCAGTATACTTTCAATGTTGGTGATCTTGTTCTCGTCAGTTCTTCCCGCTTTCAACTCCAAGGTCAACGGAAAACTCTACCTCGTTTTCTCGGTCCCTTTGCTGTCTCCGAAGTTGTTAACCCTACTTCTTATCGTCTTCAGCTTCCTCCTACTCTTAAAACCCACGATGTTTTTCACATTTCTCACTTGTCCCCTTATCATTCACTTCACGATCCTTCCATCAACATCCTTCATCTCACTGTTGGTGACTTCTCGTTTCCTATCGACAAGATCGTGGATCATCACATCCAACCCGACCAACTTTACTTCCTCGTTCGTTTCAAACACGCCACCACTCGGGCTCACAAACATGAACATTGGATTCCCCTTTCCAGCTTTGGTCGAGATCACTACCCTCTCCTTCGCGCTTATGCTTCCAAGTGTCGTTCTCCAGAGTCTACCAATCTTCTCTCGCGACTCGCTACGCTCGTCGCTTCGGAGGGAGGAGATACTGTCACGATTCCGGCTTCCCAATAG
- the RIM8 gene encoding Rim8p (Protein involved in proteolytic activation of Rim101p; part of response to alkaline pH; interacts with ESCRT-1 subunits Stp22p and Vps28p; essential for anaerobic growth; member of the arrestin-related trafficking adaptor family; GO_component: GO:0009898 - cytoplasmic side of plasma membrane [Evidence IDA] [PMID 20028738]; GO_function: GO:0003674 - molecular_function [Evidence ND]; GO_process: GO:0001403 - invasive growth in response to glucose limitation [Evidence IMP] [PMID 9017390]; GO_process: GO:0007126 - meiotic nuclear division [Evidence IMP] [PMID 9017390]; GO_process: GO:0016485 - protein processing [Evidence IMP] [PMID 9017390]; GO_process: GO:0070086 - ubiquitin-dependent endocytosis [Evidence ISA] [PMID 18976803]), with protein sequence MFRTLSKLRPIFHSTIQRNSNSDDFFVELNDPHKTFSPGSVVDGSVVLVLAKPEKVSHIECTIQGTVTIRNALVKSKTVKNVLFQQKVELWGHAESTNGSDLEVDFNGSGNSPSPGSSGQLADSSCNVSVHSGKSAKSCKSTKSSKSSKSVKSIKSTHSDRSVASSSAPTTGVATAGPSGSTTAATATTSAGSSNTSINATTGVVTPSAKINRITDGTQSIALRDRAPDSSTRSASSSQRNSEDLHYTTAKPGSGPATNSILSDDSASSNQTSTTYPGPTKTDQPLPRGEHLFAFEFVLPEKGLFNSLEFERGSISYTITATCHRTSPPTVITAQKAVSVICPIDIATLPVPRVSTLTVDVQKKRKGHGSIVVAVSLPRKGYLRGDSIPVKVNVQHIKHVKCLSGIITTLSRISIVSAQGTEAQSFRKDLSQTVSPLYTDPVSFKSTVITNIRIPPDTFPTTKGRDDISFQYCIEVVLDLSGKRAVDLTSSGRDNDFEPSKLGFIDTDKLKRGRGVVSLWSEVVIGTHNGGSVDLDGTASSPGLKMKLKGKAPASNTSLPSTMYSSNTVVGGPGPGNGHTSAISTVSAASTTSNGQQVSFSSSSTTVYNVLSYEELAAADQASAMSSSNMSAENEKELLRRREQAILPSNPPESSLSYTTNHEVPSYYEESAPSSSVHLDSSAPPPHLVMASAPTYSDEGASSSASGSSGTHMAGSSHTSNTSTELLDKAEMERARLEQIASVPEEEYVPRYEPIQNHSHSHNSSHGIDLEPSAPALPADLSHDHVHNPDQLDSVPSAPPPISGPSSPPPLPPSSDPSQLHDDEPSAPALPAAPPPPPPNND encoded by the coding sequence ATGTTTCGCACACTCTCCAAGCTGCGGCCTATTTTCCACAGTACCATACAGAGGAACTCCAATTCAGATGATTTTTTCGTCGAGTTGAATGACCCCCACAAGACTTTTAGTCCTGGGTCGGTTGTCGATGGAAGCGTGGTGTTGGTTCTTGCCAAGCCTGAAAAGGTATCTCATATCGAGTGCACTATCCAGGGCACCGTGACTATTAGAAATGCTTTGGTGAAGAGCAAAACTGTCAAGAATGTGCTTTTCCAGCAAAAAGTCGAACTATGGGGTCATGCTGAGTCTACCAATGGCAGTGACTTGGAGGTTGATTTTAACGGCAGTGGGAACTCGCCATCACCCGGATCTTCTGGCCAATTGGCTGATAGCAGCTGTAATGTCAGTGTTCACAGTGGCAAGAGTGCCAAAAGCTGTAAAAGCACCAAAAGTTCCAAAAGTTCCAAAAGCGTCAAGAGTATAAAGAGTACTCACAGCGACAGAAGTGTTGCTAGCTCCAGTGCTCCTACAACAGGAGTAGCTACTGCTGGACCCTCTGGCTCAACCACGGCTGCAACTGCAACTACATCTGCTGGCTCATCCAATACTTCAATCAATGCAACGACAGGCGTGGTAACTCCTAGTGCCAAAATCAATCGCATCACTGACGGCACTCAGAGTATCGCCCTCAGAGACAGAGCTCCTGATTCAAGCACCAGGTCGGCTAGTTCTTCTCAACGAAATTCTGAAGACCTTCACTATACAACTGCAAAACCCGGTTCTGGCCCTGCAACTAATTCAATCCTCTCTGACGACTCTGCATCTTCTAATcaaacatcaacaacataCCCTGGTCCGACCAAGACCGACCAGCCTCTTCCCCGTGGAGAACATCTGTTTGCATTTGAGTTTGTCCTACCAGAAAAGGGTCTTTTCAACAGTCTAGAATTCGAAAGAGGGTCCATATCCTATACAATTACAGCCACATGTCATCGAACAAGTCCTCCTACCGTCATCACCGCTCAAAAGGCTGTCTCGGTTATCTGCCCTATAGACATTGCGACTTTGCCAGTGCCTCGAGTCTCCACTTTAACTGTCGATGTTCAGAAAAAACGAAAAGGTCATGGATCAATTGTAGTGGCGGTATCACTACCAAGAAAGGGCTATTTGCGAGGCGACTCGATACCTGTCAAAGTCAATGTACAGCATATCAAGCATGTCAAGTGTTTATCCGgcatcatcaccactcTATCTCGAATCAGCATTGTATCTGCACAAGGAACTGAAGCCCAATCATTCCGAAAAGACCTTTCTCAGACTGTTTCTCCTCTATACACAGATCCTGTCAGCTTCAAATCGACCGTCATCACTAATATCAGGATTCCTCCCGACACTTTTCCAACTACCAAGGGCCGAGACGACATCTCATTCCAGTACTGTATCGAAGTAGTACTAGATTTATCAGGCAAACGAGCGGTAGACTTGACATCGTCTGGACGAGACAACGATTTCGAGCCGTCGAAACTAGGCTTTATAGATACCGACAAGCTTAAACGAGGTCGTGGCGTGGTGAGTCTGTGGAGTGAGGTGGTTATAGGCACTCATAATGGAGGCAGTGTCGATTTAGATGGAACTGCTTCATCACCAGGGTTGAAAATGAAACTCAAAGGGAAAGCTCCTGCCAGCAACACATCTCTGCCATCTACTATgtacagcagcaacactgttgttggtggtcCTGGTCCCGGAAATGGTCATACTTCTGCTATATCCACAGtatctgctgcttcaacCACCAGTAATGGTCAACAGGTCAGtttctcatcttcatctacAACTGTATACAACGTTCTGAGCTATGAAGAgctagcagctgctgaccAAGCTTCAGCCATGTCGAGTTCCAACATGTCGGCtgaaaacgaaaaagagCTGCTAAGAAGACGAGAACAAGCTATTCTGCCTTCCAATCCTCCCGAATCATCACTCTCCTATACGACCAATCACGAAGTTCCCTCATACTACGAGGAGTCTgctccatcatcatcagttCACTTGGACTCGTCGGCACCACCTCCACATCTGGTGATGGCGTCTGCTCCAACATATTCCGACGAAGGTGCCAGTAGCAGTGccagtggtagtagtggtACTCACATGGCAGGAAGCAGTCATACCAGTAACACATCCACAGAACTTCTCGACAAAGCCGAGATGGAACGAGCACGACTCGAACAGATAGCCAGTGTTCCCGAAGAAGAGTATGTTCCTCGCTACGAACCAATTCAAAACCACAGCCACAGCCATAACAGCAGCCACGGCATCGATCTGGAACCCAGTGCACCTGCTCTTCCAGCCGACCTTTCACACGACCACGTCCACAATCCGGACCAACTCGACTCCGTTCCGTCCGCACCACCTCCAATCAGTGGGCCGTCGTCCCCGCCACCGCTCCCTCCATCCTCTGACCCCTCACAATTGCATGACGACGAACCGTCGGCGCCAGCGCTGCCAGCTGCCccgccaccaccaccaccgaaTAATGACTAG